The following are encoded in a window of Narcine bancroftii isolate sNarBan1 chromosome 2, sNarBan1.hap1, whole genome shotgun sequence genomic DNA:
- the LOC138754400 gene encoding tumor necrosis factor receptor superfamily member 9-like has protein sequence MGLRLGLLLAVLTALATVSAGSSCSAGSYRNAQTGQCTPCPATSYTSTQNNQPQCNRCRICSDGKFSIQFPCLATSNTICGCKPGYMCTTKNCKSCKPHLKCKKGQEVKQEGHSFRDTRCKDCESGTYSDRENGVCTPWTDCSAKGLQVVRNGSRIEDVICGSSLITPVAATNPRSPKLRTPVHPKDNKSDGIVAIIAIVLLPCIFIPFILYVMMQTRRMQNSTSKDLKKNEEFLFALTADDRCSCHCPEEEIGDWQLRQETTPKPPEWS, from the exons ATGGGGTTGCGACTGGGACTTCTGCTGGCTGTGCTCACCGCGTTGGCCACCGTGTCCGCTGGCAGCAGTTGCTCTGCAG GCTCATATCGGAATGCTCAAACTGGGCAGTGCACACCTTGCCCAGCAACATCGTACACAAGTACCCAGAACAACCAACCCCAGTGCAATCGGTGTCGCATATGTTCAGATG GTAAATTTTCCATCCAGTTTCCCTGCTTGGCAACCTCCAACACCATTTGTGGATGTAAACCAGGATATATGTGCACAACGAAAAATTGTAAATCTTGCAAGCCACATCTGAAATGTAAGAAGGGACAAGAAGTGAAACAAGAGG GCCACTCGTTCAGGGATACTCGGTGCAAGGACTGTGAGAGCGGCACCTATTCTGACAGAGAGAACGGTGTCTGTACACCCTGGACAGA TTGTTCAGCCAAAGGTCTTCAAGTGGTGAGGAATGGTTCCCGGATAGAGGATGTAATATGTGGGTCTTCCCTGATAACTCCAGTGGCTGCAACCAATCCGAGATCACCCAAACTCAGAACTCCCGTGCATCCCAAAG acAACAAGAGTGATGGAATAGTAGCAATTATTGCCATCGTGTTGCTGCCATGTATCTTCATTCCGTTCATTCTGTATGTGATGATGCAGACCAGAAGAATGCAGAACTCCACCTCAAAGGATCTGAAAAAGAATG AGGAATTTCTATTTGCTTTGACGGCAGACGATCGGTGCAGTTGTCACTGCCCAGAAGAGGAGATAGGAGACTGGCAGCTCCGGCAAGAGACAACTCCTAAACCTCCGGAGTGGTCCTAG